A genomic window from Quercus lobata isolate SW786 chromosome 10, ValleyOak3.0 Primary Assembly, whole genome shotgun sequence includes:
- the LOC115964641 gene encoding uncharacterized protein LOC115964641, translating to MCRVFPTTLKGLARVWFSKLSPNTVSTFKELSKHFVTHFIKGQRYKRSSVSLLNIKQWEDESLGSYVTRFNKETLLIDKVDDKVLVTAFTNGLQSREFFFSIYKNDLKMLANMLYKAIEYMNDKDAMIAYGGRTKKTERQDDPHQDRGRKSTRTNDRRDDRKPKPPLRRTVNFTPLNTPLDQVLI from the coding sequence ATGTGCAGGGTGTTCCCCACTACACTCAAGGGACTAGCAAGAGTGTGGTTCAGCAAACTGTCCCCCAATACCGTCTCTACCTTCAAGGAATTGAGCAAACATTTCGTCACCCACTTTATCAAGGGCCAAAGGTACAAGAGATCCTCAGTAAGCCTGTTGAACATTAAACAATGGGAGGATGAAAGCTTGGGATCATATGTGACTCGTTTCAACAAGGAGACCCTTTTGATTGACAAGGTCGACGACAAAGTCTTGGTCACTGCATTCACCAACGGGCTCCAGTCGAGAGAATTCTTTTTCTCCATCTACAAGAACGACTTGAAGATGTTGGCTAACATGTTGTACAAGGCCATTGAATACATGAATGATAAGGATGCCATGATAGCCTACGGGGGCAGAACAAAGAAAACGGAAAGGCAAGACGATCCCCATCAGGATAGAGGAAGAAAGTCTACCCGAACGAATGACCGAAGGGATGATAGGAAACCAAAACCTCCTCTTAGGAGGACTGTCAACTTCACCCCGCTAAACACTCCACTTGACCAAGTTCTCATATAG